One window of Halichondria panicea chromosome 7, odHalPani1.1, whole genome shotgun sequence genomic DNA carries:
- the LOC135338291 gene encoding uncharacterized protein LOC135338291, with protein MEVVTLLFLLGTAGYVHADCYPGDTAYTAIIQNVYHGVTSDNIVLSGTDQLPGTINRKQLCDRLTSHHNNGINTGMAKTNQDFLGNGYISSSQCQNALTYTQGYNSITGWQRWDGYHSGKWYNTVNGGDNDGAQWNAPYSTSDANHVYAVQSVRFDSAYHINNCHTKYSGVTCRYGWIQSGTGVQYVWGWNPKDDHCQNGHRGAVVGFTFTVGQSQYCIVWVTEEEAFLECVKNGCRTSTTSGALASEGYGQWNIGVPPPVVLQPQRIRNSNTVY; from the exons ATGGAAGTAGTGACTCTGCTGTTTCTGCTCGGTACTGCAGGATATGTCCATGCAGACTGCTATCCCGGTGATACTGCCTACACTGCAATCATTCAAAATGTATACCATGGAGTTACATCAGACAACATAGTGCTGAGCGGAACTGATCAACTCCCAGGAACGATAAACAGAAAACAGCTGTGCGATAGGCTCACATCTCATCACAATAATGGAATAAACACTGGAATGGCAAAAACAAACCAAGACTTTCTTGGAAATGGCTACATTTCGTCCTCTCAATGTCAAAATGCTCTCACCTACACTCAAGGCTACAACAGCATCACTGGCTGGCAGCGATGGGATGGTTACCATAGCGGCAAGTGGTATAATACAGTCAATGGAGGTGATAATGATGGTGCCCAATGGAATGCTCCATATTCAACATCAGACGCAAACCATGTGTATGCTGTACAGTCAGTACGATTCGATTCTGCATATCACATAAATAACTGCCACACCAAGTATTCTGGAGTCACCTGTCGCTATGGATGGATTCAATCTGGAACTGGG GTGCAGTATGTGTGGGGATGGAACCCAAAGGATGACCATTGCCAGAATGGACATAGAGGTGCAGTTGTGGGTTTCACTTTCACTGTTGGACAGAGCCAATATTGCATTGTGTGGGTGACCGAAGAGGAGGCCTTCCTGGAGTGTGTCAAGAATGGCTGCAGGACCAGCACCACCAGCGGTGCTCTAGCCTCAGAGGGATATGGTCAGTGGAATATCGGTGTGCCGCCACCAGTGGTGCTCCAGCCTCAGAGGATCCGGAATTCTAACACTGTGTACTAA
- the LOC135338290 gene encoding protein misato homolog 1-like has protein sequence MSEVITIQCGHYSNFIGTHLWNLQESSFEYDLASQEPREIITDVTFREGRTLRGEHTYTPRLIALDLPGSLSTLREEGMLYQPAAGSQGNSQWSGGVVKEVREGAVKNEFLSHLEEVEAGQRAIKEVDDGQYDLSSNVEVWSDFLRLHLHPNSLLMVPGHSHPESEGGFDTYPAGLNVWEDKTFRDSFEDKLHFFSEECDHLQGFQLLVDWDGGFGGVASGIAMEIADEYSSKGLFTLLASPLTQPLDKLPKFRPLLLNHCLSLSALCEHSSLVCPLSQLENSLRTPQSSGTLCRRMPQLRYEPSLAYHSSCLFGTGLDTLSLLYRTEQSPTSLSSLSAALAQRGRKVCSMSLSLPLSLPSGTAVLTELDHTPLHARLHPLTPFCNQVDNRVWSQAIALRGIPSNYQLCPKEDPRYLDTHRHASHTLAHHLSQYLPSDVSTQLCIVGRPLLIKPPYPRILSEEYHKNQQAPVCASLQSDPNLHQLLSTLTSELCSTNVTRYSAYSTTCLDEDSRLELTSDLSTLTDCYRTRMNPDSGSTDSD, from the exons ATGTCTGAAGTGATCACCATTCAGTGTGGACACTATTCCAACTTCATTGGCACACACCTGTGGAACCTGCAG GAGTCCTCTTTTGAGTACGATCTTGCATCACAAGAACCTCGTGAGATTATTACAGATGTCACCTTCAGAGAGGGTCGTACACTAAGA GGAGAGCACACATACACTCCTCGTCTGATTGCACTGGACCTCCCAGGGAGTCTGAGCACTCTGAGGGAGGAGGGGATGCTCTATCAGCCGGCAGCTGGTAGTCAAGGCAACAGCCAGTG gtcagggggtgtggtcaaggaGGTGAGGGAGGGTGCTGTGAAGAATGAGTTCCTCTCTCActtggaggaggtggaggctGGACAAAGAGCCATCAAG GAAGTGGACGACGGACAGTACGACTTGAGCTCCAATGTGGAGGTGTGGTCAGATTTCCTGAGACTCCACCTACATCCCAACTCCCTCCTCATGGTGCCAGGACACTCTCACCCGGA ATCTGAGGGTGGGTTTGACACCTACCCAGCTGGTCTCAATGTCTGGGAGGACAAAACA TTCCGTGATTCATTTGAGGACAAGCTTCACTTCTTCTCCGAGGAGTGTGATCACTTGCAGGGCTTCCAACTCCTGGTGGACTGGGACGGAGGatttgggggtgtggctagtgGCATCGCCATGGAGATAGCGGATGAGTACTCTAGTAAGGGTCTCTTTACTCTCCTAGCGTCTCCACTCACACAGCCACTGGACAAA ctgcccAAGTTTCGTCCATTGCTACTCAATCACTGTCTAAGTCTGAGTGCCCTGTGTGAGCACTCCTCTCTGGTGTGCCCCCTCTCACAGCTGgagaacagcttgaggacccCCCAAAGCAGTGGGACCCTCTGTAGACGAATGCCTCAGCTAAGATATGAG CCGTCACTAGCTTACCACAGCTCCTGTCTGTTTGGCACTGGTCTGGACACACTCTCCCTCCTCTATCGTACAGAGCAAAGCCCCACCTCCCTATCATCGCTATCCGCTGCACTAGCACAACGTGGCAGAAAA GTGTGTTCTATGTCCCTCTCTCTCCCACTCTCCCTGCCGTCCGGGACAGCTGTCCTTACAGAGctagaccacacccctttaCATGCtaggctccacccactcacaccattCTGTAATCAAGTCGACAACAGAGTTTGGTCGCAAGCAATTGCTCTGAGGGGAATACCCTCAAACTACCAATTGTG TCCGAAAGAGGACCCTCGTTACCTTGACACCCATCGCCATGCCTCCCACACTCTGGCACACCACCTCTCACAGTACCTCCCCTCTGACGTGAGCACACAGCTATGCATTGTGGGGAGACCCCTGCTAATCAAACCACCGTATCCACGTATACTATCTGAAGAGTACCACAAGAATCAACAAG CTCCGGTATGTGCATCTCTCCAATCTGACCCGAACCTCCATCAGTTGCTCTCCACTTTAACCTCTGAACTCTGCTCCACCAATGTAACACGCTACTCCGCCTACTCTACCACCTGTCTGGACGAGGACAGTCGCCTTgagttgacctctgacctctccACCCTGACGGACTGttacagaactagaatgaaccCTGATAGTGGATCTACTGATTCTGACTAG
- the LOC135338295 gene encoding uncharacterized protein LOC135338295 → MEKNTGMAKTNQDFLGNGYISSSQCQDALTYTQGYNSITGWQRWDGYHSGKWYNTVNGGDNDGAQWNAPYSTSDAKHTYAVQSVRFDSDWRKNKCHTKYSGVTCRYGWNQSGTGVQYVWGWDPKDDDCNKNGVTPGHRGAVVGFTFTVGQSHCIVWVTKEEAFLECVKNGRRTSTTSGALDSEGYGQWTIQ, encoded by the exons ATGGAAAAAAACACTGGAATGGCAAAAACAAACCAAGACTTTCTTGGAAATGGCTACATTTCGTCCTCTCAATGTCAAGATGCTCTCACCTACACTCAAGGCTACAACAGCATCACTGGCTGGCAGCGATGGGATGGTTACCATAGCGGCAAGTGGTATAATACAGTCAATGGAGGTGATAATGATGGTGCCCAATGGAATGCTCCATATTCAACATCGGATGCAAAGCATACGTATGCTGTACAATCAGTGCGATTCGATTCTGATTGGCGCAAAAATAAGTGCCACACCAAATATTCTGGAGTCACCTGTCGCTATGGATGGAATCAATCTGGAACTGGG GTGCAGTATGTGTGGGGATGGGACCCAAAAGATGATGATTGCAACAAGAATGGAGTCACACCGGGACATAGAGGTGCAGTTGTGGGTTTCACTTTCACTGTTGGACAGAGCCATTGCATTGTGTGGGTGACCAAAGAGGAGGCCTTCCTGGAGTGTGTCAAGAATGGCCGCAGGACCAGCACCACCAGCGGTGCTCTAGACTCAGAGGGATATGGTCAGTGGACCATTCAGTAG
- the LOC135338296 gene encoding protein misato homolog 1-like, with translation MYTPRLIALDLPGSLSTLREEGVLYQPAAGSQGNSQWSGGVVKEVREGAVKNEFLSHFEEVEAGQRAIKEVDDGQYDLSNLQRLTNSVKRSSRALD, from the exons ATGTACACTCCTCGTCTGATTGCACTGGACCTCCCAGGGAGTCTGAGCACTCTGAGGGAGGAGGGGGTGCTCTATCAGCCAGCAGCTGGTAGTCAAGGCAACAGCCAGTG gtcagggggtgtggtcaaggaGGTTAGGGAGGGTGCTGTGAAAAATGAGTTCCTCTCTCATTTTGAGGAGGTGGAGGCTGGACAAAGAGCCATCAAG GAAGTGGACGATGGACAATACGACTTGAGCAATCTGCAGAGATTGACCAACTCTGTGAAGAGAAGCTCAAGGGCACTGGACTAG
- the LOC135338293 gene encoding uncharacterized protein LOC135338293 yields the protein MEVVTLLFLLGTAGYVHADCYPGDTAYTAIIQNVYHGVTSDNFRLTGSDQLPGFITRKQLCDRLTSHHNNGKNTGMAQTNRDFLGRYISSSQCQNALTYTQGYNSIAGWQLWDGYHSGKWYNTVNGGDNDGAQWNAPYSKSDAKHTYAVQSVRFDSDWRKNNCHTKYSGVTCRYGWNQSGTGVKYVWGWDPKDNHCQNGHRGAVVGFTFTVGQSHCIVWVTEEEAFLECVMNNRRTSTTSGALASEGYGQWTIQ from the exons ATGGAAGTAGTGACTCTGCTGTTTCTGCTCGGTACTGCAGGATATGTCCATGCAGACTGCTATCCCGGTGATACTGCCTACACTGCAATCATTCAAAATGTATACCATGGAGTTACATCGGACAACTTCCGGCTGACTGGAAGTGATCAACTCCCAGGATTTATAACCAGAAAACAGCTGTGTGACAGGCTCACATCTCATCACAATAATGGAAAAAACACTGGAATGGCACAAACAAACAGAGACTTTCTTGGCCGCTACATTTCGTCCTCTCAATGTCAAAATGCTCTCACCTACACTCAAGGCTACAACAGCATCGCTGGCTGGCAGCTATGGGATGGTTACCATAGCGGCAAGTGGTATAATACAGTCAATGGAGGTGATAATGATGGTGCCCAATGGAATGCTCCATATTCAAAATCGGACGCAAAGCATACGTATGCTGTACAATCAGTGCGATTCGATTCTGATTGGCGCAAAAATAACTGCCACACCAAGTATTCTGGAGTCACCTGTCGCTATGGATGGAATCAATCTGGAACTGGG GTGAAGTATGTGTGGGGATGGGACCCAAAGGATAACCATTGCCAGAATGGACATAGAGGTGCAGTCGTGGGTTTCACTTTCACTGTTGGACAGAGCCATTGCATTGTGTGGGTGACCGAAGAGGAGGCCTTCCTGGAGTGTGTCATGAATAACCGCAGGACCAGCACTACCAGCGGTGCTCTAGCCTCAGAGGGATATGGTCAGTGGACCATTCAGTAG
- the LOC135338299 gene encoding uncharacterized protein LOC135338299 isoform X1 produces the protein MATLGVQRNSTSQKGVRLTSRGFPSLFRADSDDETSSDSGGEREQNAQPSRLPLNEVITHTPKTLATLLDLLLPRLQPSADVKSVSLRDQKSLMNALVGELASQFSVIQHQIDDPFLNPQQNKDLHRRVVVRVCEIIEELYQQFLAKTAAVDSGAVFSAAANLSRVRAQLTLEANKRLNIPLIRRQVLTQIRGALPSIRVDSSSGHVTRRIRQQRLPPIPKQESKRRVIIKDLNDLHLDEPLDRKRAGGDVRMESGAVRKRIHKLQSRVPRPPSVEEDTPFVVEDEYSRPEIETSQSTIKQPPSPSKLRRVSSLPELWGAFLLCDLGLTSRPDRPSNKSGEQALLGLQRLPSVENFTVKLDFRLSGNEVSSSTESKQLGEYTVQDLSKDLQSLCQPSSGNEIGVDELYPLLQAHGHGLSSRGCQRLAQYDAQQRREREGGCEEDTVSTSTESRIPSVSTPQQLIYLDVDHAVRGSSYHPSMDVESRPSLSRSSTQAPPEQSQLLSDFGGSFGGNSFRGHSYVGSSLGGSNLEQSGLRLVDTTEMLIRSPGGSQPEASAVMMNAEEFAEVDFVEADFEENASTGFPVAGFERLEDGEVSPQLPSPVPQPAVVTTRLEGVGVVRTTDVRVSERTLLNDLKLKPYGPIYNQLTGELDSSMIAELDSNLHEGQELKEIYEEIMKTLPTKHLEFTSEPTLQPAIATPVDLSRILASDTLHHRRSRRVINKSLYRPIPHPWGSEVSRTDWEKSNQYQGPEYGIKPGGGVPLVPQSSKVPHPYTTWANTWSSTINTDDYFKYVSRTESDYLRLVYHLYDSEGSDSEEEEEAKLKREHLEQQHRKLLAQEARRRQRYSAKSRYEAGLWNVNTVTMGGLGGDPDASSDEEPEIPIADHEQMSLSPEEGQKRLCELWRRLHFPESLQVDMAIKYSNPQKSSQFITVLGLWDKVACVIENREKLLSDLENFEREASDPTRFFSKGTRGSAVSRLSEAKTRDSLHKRLDSVDKQVSRIVHKLRSKYGDTVTYKGRCYQDKMSSDRTEMLYWLQQQRRADVLQLQPAVLSLPQPMVTVPLDNAI, from the exons ATGGCGACTTTAGGGGTGCAGAGGAATTCTACCTCACAGAAG GGTGTGAGGCTAACAAGCAGGGGCTTCCCCAGTCTGTTCCGGGCAGACTCTGATGATGAGACGTCCTCAGATAGTGGCGGTGAGAGGGAACAGAATGCACAGCCATCACGTCTTCCACTGAAT GAGGTGATTACGCATACTCCAAAGACACTTGcaacattgcttgacttgctGTTACCAAGACTACAGCCCTCTGCTGACGTCAAGAGTGTCTCTCTCCGGGATCAGAAAAGCCTA ATGAACGCACTTGTGGGGGAGCTGGCCTCTCAGTTCTCAGTCATTCAGCACCAGATAGATGATCCGTTTTTG AATCCACAACAGAATAAGGACTTACACAG GAGAGTGGTAGTGAGAGTATGTGAAATCATCGAGGAGCTATACCAACAATTCCTGGCCAAGACAGCAG CTGTTGACAGTGGTGCTGTGTTCAGTGCAGCTGCTAATCTGAGCAGAGTGAGAGCTCAGCTTACCCTTGAGGCCAACAAGCG GTTAAACATTCCGTTGATTCGTCGGCAAGTCCTCACTCAGATTAGAGGAGCGCTCCCCTCGATTAGAGTAGATTCCTCCTCTGGTCACGTGACACGGAGGATCAGGCAGCAGCGACTACCCCCCATTCCCAAGCAGGAGTCAAAGAGGAGAGTTATCATCAAGGATCTAAATGACCTACACCTG GATGAGCCCCTGGACAGGAAGAGGGCTGGTGGTGATGTGCGTATGGAGAGTGGAGCCGTGCGCAAGAGAATACACAAG TTGCAATCCAGagtgccacgcccccctaGTGTGGAGGAAGACACGCCCTTTGTGGTGGAGGATGAGTACAGTCGTCCCGAGATTGAGACTAGTCAGAGCACTATTAAACAGCCGCCATCACCCTCAAAG TTGCGTCGTGTTTCCTCTCTGCCTGAGTTATGGGGAGCGTTCTTGCTCTGTGACCTCGGATTGACCTCTAGGCCTGACA ggcCGTCTAACAAGAGTGGAGAACAGGCTCTCCTGGGTCTACAACGTCTTCCTAGTGTTGAGAACTTCACGGTAAAACTG gactTTAGGCTCAGTGGGAACGAAGTGTCTTCAAGCACTGAGAGCAAGCA ACTTGGAGAGTACACTGTCCAGGACCTGAGCAAAGATTTGCAATCTCTCTGTCAGCCTTCAAGTGGAAATGAG ATTGGAGTGGACGAGCTTTATCCACTAttacag GCCCATGGTCATGGTCTGAGCTCACGCGGGTGTCAGAGGCTGGCCCAGTACGATGCTCAGCAGaggagggagagagaggggggatGTGAAGAGGACACTGTCAGCACTTCCACTGAGAGCAGGATACCCTCTGTATCCACTCCACAGCAGCTCATCTACCTCGACGTGGA CCATGCAGTGAGGGGATCCTCCTACCATCCCTCTATGGATGTAGAGTCCAGACCTAGTCTTAGCCGATCGTCTACCCAAGCACCGCCTGAGCAATCACAGTTACTCTCTG ATTTTGGTGGCAGTTTCGGAGGTAACAGCTTCAGAGGCCATAGTTATGTAGGTAGTAGTCTTGGAGGCAGCAATTTAGAACAGAGTGGACTAAGACTGGTAGACACTACAGAGATGTTGATACGGTCTCCTGGAGGCAGCCAACCAGAAGCCAGTGCTGTCATGATGAATGCTGAGGAGTTTGCAGAAGTTGATTTTGTAGAAGCCGATTTTGAGGAGAATGCGTCCACTGGCTTCCCAGTAGCTGG GTTTGAAAGGCTAGAAGATGGTGAAGTGTCCCCCCAACTTCCCTCCCCTGTGCCTCAGCCTGCAGTGGTCACCACACGGCTGGaaggagtgggtgtggtcagaaCTACGGACGTGCGTGTCTCCGAGCGTACTCTTCTTAATGATTTGAAACTTAAACCATATGGACCAATCTACAACCAACTCACTGGAGAA TTGGACAGCTCCATGATAGCTGAGCTGGACAGCAATCTTCACGAGGGCCAAGAACTAAAAGAGATCTATGAGGAGATCATGAAAACACTACCGACCAAACATCTAGAATTCACTAGc GAGCCTACCTTACAGCCGGCCATTGCTACTCCAGTGGATCTCTCTCGTATCCTTGCCTCTGATACTCTTCATCACCGACGCAGCAGGAGGGTAATCAATAAGAGCCTCTATCGGCCCATACCACACCCGtgggggtcagaggtcagcaGGACAGACTGGGAGAAGAG CAACCAGTATCAAGGCCCTGAATATGGA ATCAAACCTGGAGGTGGTGTCCCCCTGGTCCCTCAATCGTCTAAAGTCCCTCATCCTTACACCACGTGGGCCAACACTTGGAGCTCCACCATTAACACTGACGACTACTTCAAGTACGTCTCACGGACAGAGTCAGACTATCTCCGCCTGGTCTACCACCTCTATGACTCAGAGGGGAGTGACtcggaggaggaggaggaggctAAACTCAAGAGGGAGCATCTCGAGCAGCAACACCGGAAACTCTT gGCCCAAGAGGCTCGGCGTAGGCAGCGCTACAGTGCCAAGAGTCGCTATGAGGCTGGACTCTGGAATGTGAACACTGTGACAATGGGTGGACTGGGAGGGGACCCAGACGCATCCTCTGATGAAG AACCAGAGATTCCTATCGCTGATCATGAACAG aTGTCATTATCCCCTGAGGAGGGCCAGAAGAGATTGTGTGAGCTGTGGCGACGATTGCATTTCCCCGAGTCCCTTCAAGTGGACATGGCCATCAAATACAGTAACCCACAAAAATCTTCACAATTCATCACT gtattaGGCTTATGGGACAAGGTGGCGTGTGTCATAGAAAACCGAGAAAAGCTTCTATCTGACCTGGAGAATTTTGAGAGAGAGGCCTCCGATCCGACCAGGTTCTTCTCAAAAG gCACTAGAGGATCGGCAGTTTCTAGACTCAGTGAGGCTAAAACAAGAGACAGTCTGCACAAG AGGCTGGACTCAGTGGACAAGCAGGTCTCGCGTATCGTGCATAAACTACGCTCTAAATATGGAGACACTGTTACCTACAAG ggtCGTTGTTATCAGGACAAGATGAGCTCGGACCGCACTGAGATGCTCTACTGGCTGCAACAGCAAAGGAGAGCGGACGTCCTACAATTGCAACCAGCTGTGCTCAGCTTGCCTCAGCCGATGGTCACTGTACCATTGGACAATGCTATATAG
- the LOC135338299 gene encoding uncharacterized protein LOC135338299 isoform X2 has protein sequence MATLGVQRNSTSQKGVRLTSRGFPSLFRADSDDETSSDSGGEREQNAQPSRLPLNEVITHTPKTLATLLDLLLPRLQPSADVKSVSLRDQKSLMNALVGELASQFSVIQHQIDDPFLNPQQNKDLHRRVVVRVCEIIEELYQQFLAKTAAVDSGAVFSAAANLSRVRAQLTLEANKRLNIPLIRRQVLTQIRGALPSIRVDSSSGHVTRRIRQQRLPPIPKQESKRRVIIKDLNDLHLDEPLDRKRAGGDVRMESGAVRKRIHKLQSRVPRPPSVEEDTPFVVEDEYSRPEIETSQSTIKQPPSPSKLRRVSSLPELWGAFLLCDLGLTSRPDRPSNKSGEQALLGLQRLPSVENFTDFRLSGNEVSSSTESKQLGEYTVQDLSKDLQSLCQPSSGNEIGVDELYPLLQAHGHGLSSRGCQRLAQYDAQQRREREGGCEEDTVSTSTESRIPSVSTPQQLIYLDVDHAVRGSSYHPSMDVESRPSLSRSSTQAPPEQSQLLSDFGGSFGGNSFRGHSYVGSSLGGSNLEQSGLRLVDTTEMLIRSPGGSQPEASAVMMNAEEFAEVDFVEADFEENASTGFPVAGFERLEDGEVSPQLPSPVPQPAVVTTRLEGVGVVRTTDVRVSERTLLNDLKLKPYGPIYNQLTGELDSSMIAELDSNLHEGQELKEIYEEIMKTLPTKHLEFTSEPTLQPAIATPVDLSRILASDTLHHRRSRRVINKSLYRPIPHPWGSEVSRTDWEKSNQYQGPEYGIKPGGGVPLVPQSSKVPHPYTTWANTWSSTINTDDYFKYVSRTESDYLRLVYHLYDSEGSDSEEEEEAKLKREHLEQQHRKLLAQEARRRQRYSAKSRYEAGLWNVNTVTMGGLGGDPDASSDEEPEIPIADHEQMSLSPEEGQKRLCELWRRLHFPESLQVDMAIKYSNPQKSSQFITVLGLWDKVACVIENREKLLSDLENFEREASDPTRFFSKGTRGSAVSRLSEAKTRDSLHKRLDSVDKQVSRIVHKLRSKYGDTVTYKGRCYQDKMSSDRTEMLYWLQQQRRADVLQLQPAVLSLPQPMVTVPLDNAI, from the exons ATGGCGACTTTAGGGGTGCAGAGGAATTCTACCTCACAGAAG GGTGTGAGGCTAACAAGCAGGGGCTTCCCCAGTCTGTTCCGGGCAGACTCTGATGATGAGACGTCCTCAGATAGTGGCGGTGAGAGGGAACAGAATGCACAGCCATCACGTCTTCCACTGAAT GAGGTGATTACGCATACTCCAAAGACACTTGcaacattgcttgacttgctGTTACCAAGACTACAGCCCTCTGCTGACGTCAAGAGTGTCTCTCTCCGGGATCAGAAAAGCCTA ATGAACGCACTTGTGGGGGAGCTGGCCTCTCAGTTCTCAGTCATTCAGCACCAGATAGATGATCCGTTTTTG AATCCACAACAGAATAAGGACTTACACAG GAGAGTGGTAGTGAGAGTATGTGAAATCATCGAGGAGCTATACCAACAATTCCTGGCCAAGACAGCAG CTGTTGACAGTGGTGCTGTGTTCAGTGCAGCTGCTAATCTGAGCAGAGTGAGAGCTCAGCTTACCCTTGAGGCCAACAAGCG GTTAAACATTCCGTTGATTCGTCGGCAAGTCCTCACTCAGATTAGAGGAGCGCTCCCCTCGATTAGAGTAGATTCCTCCTCTGGTCACGTGACACGGAGGATCAGGCAGCAGCGACTACCCCCCATTCCCAAGCAGGAGTCAAAGAGGAGAGTTATCATCAAGGATCTAAATGACCTACACCTG GATGAGCCCCTGGACAGGAAGAGGGCTGGTGGTGATGTGCGTATGGAGAGTGGAGCCGTGCGCAAGAGAATACACAAG TTGCAATCCAGagtgccacgcccccctaGTGTGGAGGAAGACACGCCCTTTGTGGTGGAGGATGAGTACAGTCGTCCCGAGATTGAGACTAGTCAGAGCACTATTAAACAGCCGCCATCACCCTCAAAG TTGCGTCGTGTTTCCTCTCTGCCTGAGTTATGGGGAGCGTTCTTGCTCTGTGACCTCGGATTGACCTCTAGGCCTGACA ggcCGTCTAACAAGAGTGGAGAACAGGCTCTCCTGGGTCTACAACGTCTTCCTAGTGTTGAGAACTTCACG gactTTAGGCTCAGTGGGAACGAAGTGTCTTCAAGCACTGAGAGCAAGCA ACTTGGAGAGTACACTGTCCAGGACCTGAGCAAAGATTTGCAATCTCTCTGTCAGCCTTCAAGTGGAAATGAG ATTGGAGTGGACGAGCTTTATCCACTAttacag GCCCATGGTCATGGTCTGAGCTCACGCGGGTGTCAGAGGCTGGCCCAGTACGATGCTCAGCAGaggagggagagagaggggggatGTGAAGAGGACACTGTCAGCACTTCCACTGAGAGCAGGATACCCTCTGTATCCACTCCACAGCAGCTCATCTACCTCGACGTGGA CCATGCAGTGAGGGGATCCTCCTACCATCCCTCTATGGATGTAGAGTCCAGACCTAGTCTTAGCCGATCGTCTACCCAAGCACCGCCTGAGCAATCACAGTTACTCTCTG ATTTTGGTGGCAGTTTCGGAGGTAACAGCTTCAGAGGCCATAGTTATGTAGGTAGTAGTCTTGGAGGCAGCAATTTAGAACAGAGTGGACTAAGACTGGTAGACACTACAGAGATGTTGATACGGTCTCCTGGAGGCAGCCAACCAGAAGCCAGTGCTGTCATGATGAATGCTGAGGAGTTTGCAGAAGTTGATTTTGTAGAAGCCGATTTTGAGGAGAATGCGTCCACTGGCTTCCCAGTAGCTGG GTTTGAAAGGCTAGAAGATGGTGAAGTGTCCCCCCAACTTCCCTCCCCTGTGCCTCAGCCTGCAGTGGTCACCACACGGCTGGaaggagtgggtgtggtcagaaCTACGGACGTGCGTGTCTCCGAGCGTACTCTTCTTAATGATTTGAAACTTAAACCATATGGACCAATCTACAACCAACTCACTGGAGAA TTGGACAGCTCCATGATAGCTGAGCTGGACAGCAATCTTCACGAGGGCCAAGAACTAAAAGAGATCTATGAGGAGATCATGAAAACACTACCGACCAAACATCTAGAATTCACTAGc GAGCCTACCTTACAGCCGGCCATTGCTACTCCAGTGGATCTCTCTCGTATCCTTGCCTCTGATACTCTTCATCACCGACGCAGCAGGAGGGTAATCAATAAGAGCCTCTATCGGCCCATACCACACCCGtgggggtcagaggtcagcaGGACAGACTGGGAGAAGAG CAACCAGTATCAAGGCCCTGAATATGGA ATCAAACCTGGAGGTGGTGTCCCCCTGGTCCCTCAATCGTCTAAAGTCCCTCATCCTTACACCACGTGGGCCAACACTTGGAGCTCCACCATTAACACTGACGACTACTTCAAGTACGTCTCACGGACAGAGTCAGACTATCTCCGCCTGGTCTACCACCTCTATGACTCAGAGGGGAGTGACtcggaggaggaggaggaggctAAACTCAAGAGGGAGCATCTCGAGCAGCAACACCGGAAACTCTT gGCCCAAGAGGCTCGGCGTAGGCAGCGCTACAGTGCCAAGAGTCGCTATGAGGCTGGACTCTGGAATGTGAACACTGTGACAATGGGTGGACTGGGAGGGGACCCAGACGCATCCTCTGATGAAG AACCAGAGATTCCTATCGCTGATCATGAACAG aTGTCATTATCCCCTGAGGAGGGCCAGAAGAGATTGTGTGAGCTGTGGCGACGATTGCATTTCCCCGAGTCCCTTCAAGTGGACATGGCCATCAAATACAGTAACCCACAAAAATCTTCACAATTCATCACT gtattaGGCTTATGGGACAAGGTGGCGTGTGTCATAGAAAACCGAGAAAAGCTTCTATCTGACCTGGAGAATTTTGAGAGAGAGGCCTCCGATCCGACCAGGTTCTTCTCAAAAG gCACTAGAGGATCGGCAGTTTCTAGACTCAGTGAGGCTAAAACAAGAGACAGTCTGCACAAG AGGCTGGACTCAGTGGACAAGCAGGTCTCGCGTATCGTGCATAAACTACGCTCTAAATATGGAGACACTGTTACCTACAAG ggtCGTTGTTATCAGGACAAGATGAGCTCGGACCGCACTGAGATGCTCTACTGGCTGCAACAGCAAAGGAGAGCGGACGTCCTACAATTGCAACCAGCTGTGCTCAGCTTGCCTCAGCCGATGGTCACTGTACCATTGGACAATGCTATATAG